A single Endozoicomonas sp. NE40 DNA region contains:
- the gspL gene encoding type II secretion system protein GspL, producing the protein MKSILLLRIHPPSAVISGSTLTQWGIFSGHGELQGDVHVSELGNIKRDYLAVRGIETDQSAQIEEDHLPDLVTVLLPGTFAFHRLLPINSGQRKHLNTALPYMLEEDLAEDVDTLHLASQLSSGKENVSVSGFSHKQFQTLLAVMDGQGLSIDNALAETQLLETEAGQVLILMESQSVNVVIPGQSSNHLDYDALRFVLEGLNRSGSDNDIVQSPDLEPGLPAVTSIKLQFPEGAFSLDDDKFEQVRSWLAEQGWLVEEKGVNVSVFEHFASLYFSRRKNIRSALVDLRSGAYQCPRRASRRLRKWKPIALVASLWLMLEIGLMVGEGVTFQHQAGQFWDQSAALYLEVFPQDQQVRDALDSEHRSINVKSRMESRLKTAGNHPGSKPFLPLLQKVSAVSASLPEAKIKPVSMDFNDTTGNLVLELRAESLESVDKLLAATKSAGLMAKLDSANQEKSGVNARMTISR; encoded by the coding sequence ATGAAAAGCATCCTGTTACTACGTATTCACCCTCCCTCAGCTGTAATCAGTGGCAGTACGCTGACTCAGTGGGGGATATTTTCCGGACATGGCGAACTGCAGGGAGATGTTCATGTTTCGGAACTGGGAAATATCAAAAGAGACTATCTTGCAGTCAGGGGTATAGAAACCGACCAGAGTGCTCAGATAGAGGAAGACCACCTTCCTGACCTGGTGACTGTGCTACTGCCGGGAACATTTGCCTTTCATCGACTGCTGCCTATCAACAGCGGGCAGCGCAAACACCTGAACACGGCTCTGCCTTATATGCTGGAAGAGGATCTTGCAGAAGATGTTGATACTCTGCATCTGGCCAGCCAGTTGTCTTCAGGCAAAGAGAATGTTTCAGTATCCGGGTTTTCCCATAAGCAGTTTCAGACTTTACTGGCTGTTATGGATGGGCAGGGGTTGAGTATTGATAATGCCCTGGCTGAAACCCAGTTGCTTGAAACGGAAGCGGGTCAGGTGTTGATCCTGATGGAGAGCCAGTCCGTTAATGTCGTGATTCCCGGTCAGAGTTCCAATCATCTGGATTATGATGCGTTACGTTTCGTCCTGGAGGGGTTAAACCGTTCAGGGAGTGACAATGATATTGTTCAGAGTCCTGACCTTGAGCCAGGCTTGCCTGCCGTAACCAGTATAAAACTACAGTTTCCTGAAGGTGCTTTCTCGCTTGATGATGACAAGTTTGAACAGGTACGCTCCTGGCTGGCAGAGCAAGGGTGGCTGGTTGAAGAGAAAGGTGTGAATGTTTCTGTTTTTGAGCATTTTGCCAGCCTCTACTTTTCACGGCGTAAAAATATTCGTTCGGCACTGGTTGATTTGCGTTCAGGTGCTTACCAGTGTCCCAGACGGGCCAGTCGACGTTTACGTAAATGGAAACCCATTGCGCTGGTTGCCAGCCTCTGGCTGATGCTGGAAATTGGGCTGATGGTTGGGGAAGGTGTGACTTTCCAACACCAGGCTGGTCAGTTCTGGGATCAAAGCGCAGCCTTGTACCTTGAAGTCTTCCCGCAGGATCAGCAGGTCAGGGACGCCCTGGATAGTGAACATCGGTCTATCAATGTTAAAAGCCGAATGGAAAGCAGGCTCAAAACAGCAGGCAACCATCCTGGCAGCAAGCCATTCCTGCCTTTGTTGCAAAAAGTATCCGCAGTGTCTGCTTCTTTACCTGAGGCTAAAATAAAGCCCGTCAGCATGGACTTTAATGATACGACCGGCAATCTTGTACTGGAGTTAAGAGCAGAAAGCCTGGAATCTGTCGACAAGC